From the genome of Streptomyces sp. NBC_01116, one region includes:
- a CDS encoding DUF4239 domain-containing protein, translating to MSEWLVLSIAMASACAVVLTIAVLNNRRLGDDDDPSETPDVIEYMTMMIGVVYAIVLGLAIAGVWEGRSAAQESVRIEAQALHEVRARSSVYPVEVRDRIRADVDAYVDHVVHDEWKVMSERNTLTERGTELLDKVRADVTDYVPRTDHEGQAYQPLVDQVAAADDARSTRGQNAGATMPGVVWFGLIIGALVTVGLIFTLQIRRTFRELLLAGLFSALIAFLLFLIWDFDAPFGRGISATADPFLDMFPGAAR from the coding sequence ATGTCCGAATGGCTCGTACTGAGCATTGCCATGGCGTCCGCCTGCGCGGTCGTCCTCACCATCGCGGTCCTGAACAACCGGCGGCTCGGGGATGACGACGACCCGTCCGAGACGCCGGACGTCATCGAGTACATGACGATGATGATCGGCGTGGTCTACGCAATCGTCCTGGGGCTCGCCATCGCCGGGGTCTGGGAGGGGCGCAGCGCCGCCCAGGAGTCCGTACGCATCGAGGCGCAGGCGCTGCACGAGGTGCGGGCGAGGTCGTCCGTCTATCCGGTGGAGGTCCGCGACCGCATCCGGGCGGACGTCGACGCCTACGTCGACCACGTGGTGCACGACGAGTGGAAGGTGATGTCCGAACGCAACACGCTCACCGAGCGCGGCACCGAGTTGCTGGACAAGGTACGGGCGGACGTCACCGACTACGTGCCCAGGACCGATCACGAGGGGCAGGCCTATCAGCCGCTGGTCGACCAGGTGGCGGCGGCGGACGACGCCCGCAGCACGCGCGGGCAGAACGCCGGGGCGACGATGCCGGGGGTGGTCTGGTTCGGGCTGATCATCGGGGCCCTGGTCACCGTGGGGCTGATCTTCACGCTCCAGATCCGCAGAACGTTCCGCGAGCTGCTCCTGGCCGGCCTGTTCAGCGCGTTGATCGCCTTCCTGCTCTTTCTGATCTGGGACTTCGACGCGCCCTTCGGCCGGGGCATCTCGGCCACCGCGGACCCGTTCCTCGACATGTTCCCGGGGGCCGCCCGCTGA
- a CDS encoding class F sortase, with protein sequence MGRDYAGAERTRRVPWGAVALVLLSGLALMRNGTEFGEAGPPQPAAAASLDLGTDAAGPPVEGEPVQPLPYAPASRVKIGSIDVDAPVIDVNLDANGWIDAPPAEDPNLAGWYQNGIAPGQRGTAVVVGHVDNMSGPAVFYGLGSLQKGHRVEVARYDGRVGIFEVYGVEVFSKNDFPGPRVYGDTGHAELRVITCGGGYSKAGGYDGNVVVFARLVDTR encoded by the coding sequence ATGGGCCGGGACTACGCTGGCGCCGAGCGGACCAGACGTGTGCCGTGGGGTGCGGTCGCCCTGGTGCTGCTCAGCGGCCTCGCCCTCATGCGCAACGGCACGGAGTTCGGGGAGGCGGGCCCTCCGCAGCCCGCGGCGGCCGCCTCGCTGGACCTGGGCACGGACGCCGCGGGGCCGCCGGTGGAGGGCGAACCGGTGCAGCCCCTGCCGTACGCGCCCGCCTCGCGCGTGAAGATCGGCTCCATCGACGTGGACGCTCCCGTCATCGACGTCAACCTGGACGCCAACGGATGGATCGACGCCCCGCCCGCCGAGGACCCCAACCTCGCCGGCTGGTACCAGAACGGCATCGCCCCCGGCCAGCGCGGCACCGCCGTGGTCGTCGGTCACGTCGACAACATGTCCGGGCCAGCGGTCTTCTACGGCCTCGGCTCGCTCCAGAAGGGGCACCGGGTCGAGGTCGCCCGCTACGACGGCCGGGTCGGGATCTTCGAGGTGTACGGGGTGGAGGTCTTCTCCAAGAACGACTTCCCCGGCCCCCGGGTCTACGGCGACACCGGCCACGCGGAGCTGCGGGTCATCACCTGCGGCGGGGGCTACTCCAAGGCGGGCGGCTACGACGGCAACGTGGTGGTCTTCGCCCGGCTCGTGGACACCCGCTGA
- a CDS encoding LytR/AlgR family response regulator transcription factor: MLRVLAVDDEQPALEELLYLLRADPRVRSAEGATGATEALRRIGGAVDAGPDDPSAIDVVFLDIHMAGLTGLDVAQLLAGFAAPPLIVFVTAHEGFAVHAFDLKAVDYVLKPVRRERLAEAVRRVAEQVGDRSAPVHDNAGDQIPVELGGVIRFVPIDEIAYAEAQGDYARLHTATGSHLVRIPLTTLEERWRSRGFVRIHRRHLVALGRIDELRLDAGSMSVRIGAAELAVSRRHTRALRDLLMRQGGR; encoded by the coding sequence ATGCTGCGCGTACTCGCCGTCGACGACGAACAACCCGCCCTGGAGGAACTCCTCTACCTCCTGCGCGCCGACCCCCGTGTCCGCAGCGCCGAGGGTGCCACCGGCGCGACCGAGGCACTGCGCCGCATCGGCGGGGCGGTCGACGCGGGCCCCGACGATCCGTCCGCGATCGACGTGGTCTTCCTCGACATCCACATGGCCGGTCTCACCGGACTCGACGTCGCCCAGCTCCTCGCCGGATTCGCCGCGCCCCCGCTCATCGTCTTCGTCACCGCGCACGAGGGCTTCGCCGTCCACGCCTTCGACCTCAAGGCCGTCGACTACGTCCTGAAACCGGTCCGCCGCGAACGCCTCGCCGAGGCCGTCCGCCGGGTCGCCGAGCAGGTGGGGGACCGGTCCGCACCCGTCCACGACAACGCCGGCGACCAGATCCCGGTCGAGCTGGGCGGCGTCATCCGCTTCGTCCCCATCGACGAGATCGCGTACGCCGAGGCGCAGGGCGACTACGCCCGGCTGCACACCGCCACCGGCAGCCACCTCGTCCGCATCCCGCTCACCACCCTGGAGGAACGCTGGCGCTCCCGGGGCTTCGTCCGCATCCACCGCCGCCACCTCGTGGCGCTCGGCCGGATCGACGAGCTGCGCCTGGACGCGGGCAGCATGAGCGTGCGCATCGGGGCGGCCGAGCTGGCCGTCAGCCGCCGTCACACCCGCGCCCTGCGCGATCTCCTGATGCGCCAGGGCGGCCGCTGA
- a CDS encoding cation acetate symporter — protein sequence MSTPDHTASWVAVALVVLATVLVGGFGLRISRTTSDFYVASRTVRPRLNAAAISGEYLSAASFLGVAGLVLVHGPDMLWYPVGYTAGYLVLLVFVAAPLRRSGAYTLPDFAEGRLESRQVRRLVSALVVGAGWLYLVPQLQGAGLTLKILTGAPGWLGDVLVATVVTAAVAAGGMRSITFVQVFQYWLKLTALLVPALFLVLAWQGDGRPRVSFDDQLAVFRADHPLYATYGLIVATFLGTMGLPHVVVRFYTSPNGRDARRTTVAVLALVGLFYLLPPIYGALGRLYTPELRHGGDADAAVLLLPARLIGGLGGDLLGALIAGGAFAAFLSTASGLTMAVAGVITQDVLPARGVRHFRLATVLAIAVPLAGSLLMSRVPVADAVGMAFAVSASSFCPLLVLGIWWRRLTPPGAVAGLLLGGGSALLAVAITVSGAVRPPGWPHALLAWPAVWSVPVGFLAMILVSLATPGRIPPGTNAAMTRFHLPEALSSPRSAVGRER from the coding sequence GTGAGCACCCCCGACCACACGGCGTCCTGGGTGGCGGTCGCCCTCGTCGTCCTCGCCACCGTCCTCGTCGGCGGCTTCGGCCTGCGCATCTCCCGGACGACCTCCGACTTCTACGTCGCCTCGCGCACCGTGCGGCCCCGCCTCAACGCCGCCGCGATCAGCGGCGAGTACCTCTCCGCCGCCTCCTTCCTCGGCGTCGCCGGACTCGTCCTCGTCCACGGCCCCGACATGCTCTGGTATCCGGTCGGCTACACCGCCGGATACCTGGTGCTCCTGGTCTTCGTCGCCGCCCCGCTGCGCCGCTCGGGGGCGTACACCCTGCCGGACTTCGCGGAGGGGCGCCTCGAATCACGGCAGGTCCGCCGGCTGGTCAGCGCGCTCGTCGTCGGCGCGGGCTGGCTCTACCTCGTGCCGCAGCTCCAGGGCGCCGGACTCACCCTCAAGATCCTCACGGGCGCTCCCGGCTGGCTCGGCGACGTCCTCGTCGCCACCGTCGTGACCGCCGCCGTCGCCGCGGGCGGCATGCGCTCCATCACCTTCGTCCAGGTCTTCCAGTACTGGCTCAAGCTCACCGCCCTCCTGGTCCCCGCACTCTTCCTGGTCCTCGCCTGGCAGGGCGACGGCCGGCCCCGGGTCAGCTTCGACGACCAGCTCGCCGTCTTCCGCGCCGACCATCCGCTGTACGCCACCTACGGGCTGATCGTGGCGACCTTCCTCGGCACCATGGGCCTGCCGCACGTCGTCGTCCGCTTCTACACCAGCCCCAACGGCCGCGACGCCCGCCGCACCACCGTCGCCGTCCTCGCCCTGGTCGGACTCTTCTACCTGCTCCCGCCGATCTACGGCGCGCTCGGCCGGCTCTACACCCCCGAACTGCGCCACGGAGGAGACGCGGACGCCGCCGTCCTGCTGCTGCCCGCCCGGCTCATCGGCGGACTCGGCGGCGACCTCCTCGGGGCGCTGATCGCCGGCGGGGCGTTCGCCGCGTTCCTGTCCACCGCCTCCGGGCTCACCATGGCCGTCGCCGGAGTCATCACCCAGGACGTCCTGCCCGCACGCGGGGTACGCCACTTCCGGCTCGCCACCGTCCTCGCCATCGCCGTACCGCTCGCCGGGTCCCTGCTGATGAGCCGGGTGCCGGTGGCCGACGCGGTGGGCATGGCCTTCGCCGTCTCCGCCTCCTCCTTCTGCCCGTTGCTCGTCCTCGGCATCTGGTGGCGGCGGCTCACTCCGCCCGGGGCCGTCGCGGGGCTCCTGCTGGGCGGCGGCTCCGCGCTCCTCGCGGTGGCCATCACCGTCAGCGGAGCCGTACGCCCGCCGGGCTGGCCGCACGCCCTGCTCGCCTGGCCCGCCGTCTGGTCCGTCCCCGTGGGGTTCCTCGCGATGATCCTCGTCTCGCTCGCCACCCCGGGGCGGATACCCCCGGGCACCAACGCAGCCATGACCCGCTTCCACCTCCCCGAGGCGCTCTCCTCGCCGCGCTCCGCCGTGGGGCGGGAACGATGA
- a CDS encoding sigma-70 family RNA polymerase sigma factor, translated as MKTTTTTDERTLAALQREHGPALFHFLLGLTFGDRQRAEDLVQETLVRAWQHPEAFDAPYDSMRPWLFTVGRRLAIDARRSRQARPVEVSDTVLESTPDALDTADCAVRALDVREAVRTLSPEHRAVLVQIYFRGLSVGETAEVLGIPAGTVKSRSYYALRVLARTLPGYSRRSSARSSASRAEASATST; from the coding sequence ATGAAGACCACCACGACGACCGATGAGCGGACCCTCGCCGCGTTGCAGAGGGAACACGGCCCCGCGCTGTTCCACTTCCTCCTCGGCCTGACCTTCGGGGACCGGCAGCGGGCCGAGGACCTGGTGCAGGAGACCCTGGTACGCGCCTGGCAGCATCCCGAGGCCTTCGACGCGCCCTACGACTCGATGCGGCCGTGGCTGTTCACCGTGGGACGCCGCCTCGCCATCGACGCGCGGCGCTCCCGGCAGGCCCGCCCCGTCGAGGTCAGCGACACCGTGCTGGAGAGCACCCCGGACGCCCTGGACACCGCGGACTGCGCCGTCCGCGCCCTGGACGTCCGCGAGGCGGTCCGCACCCTCAGCCCCGAACACCGCGCCGTACTGGTGCAGATCTACTTCCGCGGGCTGAGCGTCGGCGAGACGGCCGAGGTGCTCGGCATCCCCGCCGGGACCGTCAAGTCCCGCTCGTACTACGCCCTGCGGGTCCTCGCGCGGACACTGCCCGGCTACTCCCGCAGGTCCTCCGCCCGGAGCAGCGCCAGCAGGGCGGAGGCCTCGGCCACCTCCACGTAG
- a CDS encoding polysaccharide deacetylase family protein, translating into MRSDHTGTGRRTLLRGALGLGAATAVHLIAADPASTPSRPVRAADTPPAAAAGPPGHVRGRPAPYRLEPMTANTPPRFAPARPPVRVRPIEHLPGIGHSMVLSFDDGPDPLYTPEILATLREHRVRAMFFVCGEMADGNPDLLREMADDGHVVGNHSWSHPLIPKLSRTAIRDELGRTSEVVDRALGAPPLWYRAPYGAWNRNSFEIGADLGMEPMAWTVDTLDWKTPGTGTIVRRVLDGAAPGVVVLSHDAGGDRSQSVAALRRYLPRLLDSGYRITVPRRL; encoded by the coding sequence ATGAGAAGTGATCACACAGGAACCGGGCGCCGCACCCTGCTGAGGGGCGCCCTCGGCCTCGGAGCCGCCACCGCCGTGCATCTGATCGCCGCCGATCCGGCGTCGACGCCCAGCCGCCCCGTACGGGCCGCGGACACCCCGCCCGCCGCCGCCGCGGGACCTCCGGGACACGTCCGCGGCCGACCCGCCCCGTACCGGCTCGAACCCATGACGGCCAACACCCCGCCCCGCTTCGCACCGGCCAGGCCGCCCGTGCGCGTCCGGCCCATCGAGCACCTCCCCGGCATCGGGCACTCGATGGTCCTCAGCTTCGACGACGGCCCCGACCCGCTCTACACCCCGGAGATCCTGGCCACCCTGCGCGAGCACCGGGTCCGCGCGATGTTCTTCGTCTGCGGGGAGATGGCCGACGGCAACCCGGACCTGCTGCGCGAGATGGCCGACGACGGCCATGTGGTGGGCAACCACTCCTGGTCGCACCCGCTGATCCCGAAGCTCTCCCGGACCGCGATCCGCGACGAACTGGGGCGCACCAGCGAGGTGGTGGACCGGGCGCTCGGGGCCCCGCCGCTCTGGTACCGCGCCCCCTACGGTGCGTGGAACCGCAACTCCTTCGAGATCGGGGCCGATTTGGGCATGGAGCCGATGGCCTGGACCGTGGACACGCTCGACTGGAAGACGCCGGGCACCGGCACGATCGTCCGCCGGGTGCTGGACGGAGCGGCGCCCGGCGTCGTCGTCCTCTCGCACGACGCGGGCGGCGACCGCTCGCAGAGCGTCGCGGCCCTGCGCCGCTATCTTCCCCGGCTGCTGGACTCCGGCTACCGCATCACGGTGCCGCGCCGCCTCTGA
- a CDS encoding zf-HC2 domain-containing protein, which translates to MSVDPGDDPHVRLLLGAYVLDALDAEETRKVARHLRGCDACARIYVEVAEASALLALLRAEDLRE; encoded by the coding sequence ATGAGTGTCGACCCCGGCGACGACCCGCATGTGCGCCTGCTGCTGGGCGCGTACGTCCTGGACGCCCTGGACGCCGAGGAGACCCGCAAGGTCGCCCGCCACCTCCGGGGGTGCGACGCGTGCGCCCGGATCTACGTGGAGGTGGCCGAGGCCTCCGCCCTGCTGGCGCTGCTCCGGGCGGAGGACCTGCGGGAGTAG
- a CDS encoding CapA family protein: MTQRIRPGTVAAIALLLAAATGCTGQQPTAPAQGGPPTAARGAGGQDAEGPRPFTLLTAGDILPHSSVIDRAAADAGGAGHDFAPMLAGVAPVVSAADLAFCHMETVYGEEGGPYTGYPSFKSPPEVAAALRTTGFDSCSTASNHTLDDGAEGVSRTLGALDEAGIRHAGSARSAAEAARPTLLPAGPGKGAAKVAHLAYTYGTNDIPVPADQPWTVNVTDERKIIEEARAARRAGADVVVLSIHWGTEWQDEPDARQLELAERLTASADGGRPDIDLLAGTHAHVPQAYEKVNGTWVVYGMGDQIAGAMINYEGVQDPRGNQSSMGRFTFAPPAKPGERWTVKKAEFVPQWYDTATGRAVNLNASLDDGAEHLREVRDRIRTVVLGRGADEDGLVMGR, encoded by the coding sequence ATGACGCAGCGCATCCGACCGGGCACCGTGGCCGCCATCGCCCTCCTGCTCGCCGCGGCCACCGGCTGCACCGGGCAGCAGCCCACGGCCCCCGCCCAGGGCGGACCCCCCACCGCCGCCCGGGGCGCCGGCGGCCAGGACGCCGAAGGGCCCCGCCCGTTCACGCTCCTCACCGCGGGCGACATCCTTCCGCACTCCTCCGTGATCGACCGGGCCGCCGCCGACGCGGGCGGCGCCGGCCACGACTTCGCCCCGATGCTGGCGGGCGTCGCCCCGGTCGTCTCCGCCGCGGACCTGGCGTTCTGCCACATGGAGACGGTGTACGGCGAGGAGGGCGGCCCCTACACCGGCTACCCGAGCTTCAAGTCGCCGCCCGAGGTCGCCGCCGCCCTGCGCACCACCGGGTTCGACTCCTGCTCCACCGCCTCCAACCACACCCTCGACGACGGGGCCGAGGGGGTCTCGCGCACGCTCGGCGCACTGGACGAGGCGGGCATCCGGCACGCCGGCTCCGCCCGTTCCGCCGCCGAGGCCGCCCGGCCCACCCTCCTGCCCGCCGGACCCGGAAAGGGCGCGGCCAAGGTCGCCCACCTGGCCTACACCTACGGCACCAACGACATCCCGGTGCCCGCCGACCAGCCCTGGACGGTCAACGTGACCGACGAGCGGAAGATCATCGAGGAGGCCAGGGCGGCCCGGCGGGCCGGCGCGGACGTCGTCGTCCTCTCCATCCACTGGGGCACCGAATGGCAGGACGAGCCCGACGCCCGGCAGTTGGAGCTGGCCGAGCGGCTCACCGCGTCCGCCGACGGCGGACGCCCCGACATCGACCTGCTCGCCGGCACACACGCCCATGTGCCCCAGGCGTACGAGAAGGTCAACGGCACCTGGGTCGTCTACGGCATGGGCGACCAGATCGCCGGAGCGATGATCAACTACGAGGGCGTCCAGGATCCGCGCGGCAACCAGAGCTCGATGGGCCGCTTCACCTTCGCGCCGCCCGCGAAACCCGGCGAGCGCTGGACGGTGAAGAAGGCGGAGTTCGTCCCGCAGTGGTACGACACCGCCACCGGACGCGCCGTCAACCTCAACGCCTCCCTCGACGACGGGGCCGAGCACCTCCGCGAGGTCCGCGACCGCATCCGTACCGTGGTCCTCGGCCGGGGAGCGGACGAGGACGGGCTCGTCATGGGCCGGTGA
- a CDS encoding universal stress protein, producing MTEQQPHRFERGTDGPKVIVAGLDGSDSSMRAAAYAAGLARRQNAMLALVYVQPVMTAGAALGVPVGDATGEVAEDLVSEIRAATERFSDAWDMRWEFHTFRGDPYNGLVTAADELKADAVVVGASESAGHRFVGSVAVRLVKAGRWPVTVVP from the coding sequence GTGACAGAGCAGCAGCCTCATCGGTTCGAACGCGGTACGGACGGCCCCAAGGTGATCGTCGCGGGGCTCGACGGCTCCGATTCGTCGATGCGCGCGGCGGCCTACGCCGCCGGACTGGCCCGTCGGCAGAACGCCATGCTGGCCCTGGTGTACGTCCAGCCCGTCATGACGGCGGGCGCGGCGCTGGGCGTACCGGTGGGCGACGCCACGGGCGAGGTCGCGGAGGACCTGGTCTCCGAGATCCGCGCGGCGACCGAGCGCTTCAGCGACGCGTGGGACATGCGCTGGGAGTTCCACACCTTCCGGGGCGACCCCTACAACGGGCTGGTGACGGCCGCCGACGAGCTGAAGGCGGACGCGGTGGTGGTCGGGGCGTCGGAGTCGGCCGGGCACCGCTTCGTCGGTTCGGTGGCGGTGCGCCTGGTGAAGGCGGGGCGGTGGCCGGTCACCGTGGTGCCGTGA
- a CDS encoding SAM-dependent methyltransferase: MERPAWAPQGIDISVPSVSRMYDFYLGGSHNFEVDREAARKAMEFLPGLPKIMQANRAFMRRAVRHAVDIGIDQFLDIGSGIPTFGNVHEVAQAADPAAKVAYVDHDPVAVAHSQAVLEGNDRAVIAAADLRRPKEILAHPEITGLLDLDRPVALLLVAVLHFVEDADDPRAAVAELRESLAPGSLIVLTHASYEGIPLPKEDAAGTVGVYRNIRSPLIMRSREEIGQFFEGYEMVEPGLVSMPEWRPDTPQAPEEEDPYAFSGFAGVGRKA, translated from the coding sequence ATGGAGCGTCCCGCCTGGGCACCGCAGGGCATTGACATTTCGGTGCCGAGCGTGTCTCGCATGTACGACTTCTATCTGGGCGGATCGCACAATTTCGAGGTGGACCGGGAAGCCGCGCGCAAGGCCATGGAGTTCCTCCCGGGCCTTCCCAAGATCATGCAGGCCAATCGCGCCTTCATGCGCCGGGCCGTCCGCCATGCCGTCGACATCGGCATCGACCAGTTCCTGGACATCGGCTCCGGCATTCCGACCTTCGGCAACGTCCACGAGGTCGCGCAGGCCGCCGACCCGGCGGCCAAGGTGGCCTACGTCGACCACGACCCGGTCGCCGTCGCCCACAGCCAGGCCGTCCTGGAGGGCAACGACCGCGCGGTCATCGCAGCCGCCGACCTGCGCCGCCCCAAGGAGATCCTGGCGCACCCGGAGATCACCGGACTGCTCGACCTGGACCGGCCGGTGGCCCTGCTGCTGGTCGCCGTGCTCCACTTCGTCGAGGACGCCGACGACCCGCGCGCCGCGGTCGCCGAACTGCGCGAGTCACTGGCCCCCGGCAGCCTGATCGTCCTGACCCACGCCTCGTACGAGGGCATCCCGCTGCCCAAGGAGGACGCGGCCGGCACGGTCGGCGTCTACCGGAACATCCGCAGCCCGCTGATCATGCGCTCGCGCGAGGAGATCGGCCAGTTCTTCGAGGGGTACGAGATGGTCGAGCCGGGCCTCGTGTCGATGCCGGAATGGCGGCCCGACACCCCGCAGGCGCCGGAGGAGGAAGACCCGTACGCCTTCTCGGGCTTCGCAGGGGTCGGGCGCAAGGCGTGA
- a CDS encoding sensor histidine kinase — MTGAAIAVLVVTAALLLGTGYLVGRRTARPLRPSDVGTPVEHATFETLHTASLAAPPLRAGLTEESARRAARRLRSLLGTDALCLTDRDRVLVWDGAGHHHGKDVMEHLKALLDNGRRTAFDSGCADLDCPLRWAVAVPLTVENRVLGALVAYSPRESAVLARAAGEVARWVCVQLELAELDRSRTQLIEAEIKALRAQISPHFIFNSLAAIASFVRTDPEQARELLLEFADFTRYSFRRHGEFTTLADELHSIDQYLALVRARFGERLSVTLQVAPEVLPVALPFLCLQPLVENAVKHGLEGAVTRSRISISALDAGSEAEVVVEDDGTGMDPERLRQILRGEGGASTGIGLLNVDERLRQVYGDDYGLVIETGVGAGMKIMLRLPKYRAGVHGS, encoded by the coding sequence ATGACCGGGGCCGCGATCGCCGTTCTCGTCGTGACGGCCGCGCTGCTTCTGGGCACCGGATATCTGGTGGGCCGGCGCACCGCCCGGCCGCTGCGCCCCAGCGATGTCGGCACGCCCGTCGAGCACGCCACGTTCGAGACCCTGCACACCGCGTCGCTGGCCGCCCCGCCGCTGCGGGCCGGCCTCACCGAGGAGAGCGCCCGGCGCGCCGCCCGCCGGCTGCGCTCCCTCCTCGGCACCGACGCCCTCTGCCTCACCGACCGGGACCGGGTGCTGGTCTGGGACGGCGCCGGGCACCATCACGGCAAGGACGTCATGGAGCACCTGAAGGCGCTGCTGGACAACGGCCGCCGCACCGCCTTCGACAGCGGCTGCGCCGACCTCGACTGCCCGTTGCGCTGGGCCGTCGCCGTCCCCCTCACCGTCGAGAACCGGGTGCTGGGCGCGCTCGTCGCCTACTCCCCGCGCGAATCGGCGGTGCTGGCCCGGGCCGCGGGGGAGGTGGCGCGCTGGGTCTGCGTCCAGTTGGAGCTGGCCGAGCTGGACCGCTCCCGCACCCAGCTCATCGAGGCCGAGATCAAGGCCCTGCGGGCGCAGATCTCCCCGCACTTCATCTTCAACTCACTCGCCGCCATCGCCTCGTTCGTCCGGACCGACCCCGAGCAGGCCCGCGAACTGCTGCTGGAGTTCGCCGACTTCACCCGCTACTCGTTCCGCAGGCACGGGGAGTTCACCACGCTCGCGGATGAACTGCACTCCATCGACCAGTATCTGGCCCTCGTCCGCGCCCGGTTCGGTGAACGCCTCTCCGTGACCCTCCAGGTCGCCCCCGAGGTGCTGCCGGTCGCGCTGCCGTTCCTGTGTCTCCAGCCGCTGGTCGAGAACGCTGTCAAGCACGGCCTCGAAGGGGCGGTCACCCGCAGCCGCATCAGCATCAGCGCCCTGGACGCCGGCTCGGAGGCCGAGGTGGTCGTCGAGGACGACGGGACCGGCATGGACCCCGAACGGCTGCGGCAGATCCTGCGCGGCGAGGGCGGCGCCTCCACCGGCATCGGCCTGCTCAACGTGGACGAGCGGCTGCGCCAGGTCTACGGCGACGACTACGGCCTGGTCATCGAGACAGGCGTCGGGGCCGGGATGAAGATCATGCTGCGGCTGCCCAAGTACCGTGCCGGGGTGCACGGTTCCTGA